Proteins encoded in a region of the Sulfurimonas marina genome:
- a CDS encoding polyprenyl synthetase family protein, with translation MQKFEAFLLDNLPISASIHPVYEDALQEMLKAGGKRFRPALLLGVVKALNPLMLESARHAAYAIELLHTYSLIHDDLPAMDDSPLRRGKPTLHMVYDEVTAILVGDALNTYSFEVLSDAPFSDAMKVKLIRELSSNGGLNGMVLGQAIDCYFENKPLQIEDIKTLHTNKTAKLIAASMKMGAIICGDEELSEKLYEFGIKLGLLFQIQDDILDVTQSSEEAGKLTNNDENKNSFVTILGLDEAMKEANSLADELTLEMQSFDESLHSELSPILTKYINRHK, from the coding sequence ATGCAAAAATTTGAAGCTTTCTTACTAGACAACTTACCGATATCAGCATCGATCCATCCCGTATATGAAGATGCTTTACAAGAGATGTTAAAAGCTGGTGGAAAGCGTTTTCGTCCGGCGCTTCTTCTTGGTGTTGTAAAAGCTTTAAATCCGTTGATGCTGGAGAGTGCAAGACATGCTGCTTATGCGATTGAACTATTGCATACTTACTCATTGATTCATGATGATCTTCCGGCTATGGATGACTCTCCGCTTCGTCGCGGTAAGCCGACACTGCATATGGTCTATGATGAAGTAACTGCTATTTTGGTGGGTGATGCACTTAATACTTACTCATTTGAAGTACTTAGTGATGCCCCTTTTAGCGATGCAATGAAAGTAAAACTAATTCGTGAGCTTTCAAGCAACGGTGGTTTAAACGGAATGGTACTTGGACAAGCGATCGATTGCTATTTTGAAAACAAACCGTTACAGATTGAGGATATAAAAACACTTCATACAAATAAAACGGCAAAACTGATTGCAGCTTCAATGAAGATGGGTGCAATTATTTGTGGAGATGAAGAGCTATCTGAAAAACTTTATGAGTTTGGTATCAAACTTGGATTACTGTTTCAGATTCAAGATGATATTTTAGATGTGACACAAAGTTCTGAAGAGGCTGGAAAACTTACAAATAACGATGAAAATAAAAATAGTTTCGTAACTATTTTAGGACTAGATGAGGCGATGAAAGAGGCTAACAGTTTAGCTGATGAATTAACTCTAGAGATGCAAAGTTTTGATGAGAGTTTACACAGTGAATTGTCACCAATACTTACTAAGTATATAAACAGACATAAATAA